A segment of the Mytilus trossulus isolate FHL-02 chromosome 12, PNRI_Mtr1.1.1.hap1, whole genome shotgun sequence genome:
GAACAACAAACTAATCGCTTGATTAAATTTAAtcacatgataaaaaaaaatttaacgcAGTGTTACAAACAAGTCAAACAACGGACCCCTGGTGTGTTAATAGAAGAACAACGGTGAATGAATGCTACAACTTGTTAGTTACTGCATAGTGTTCAAATGTTATAACTgaacatcatatataaatacCTGACCATCACAATCATTACAAACTAACAACTGTTTCCTTTTATCACTAAAATGAATGCAATATGGATGATTCATTCCACTACTTTTGTCTAGGATACGTTTGCATTGTTGTCCGTCTGATGATATCACAGTGATACCATCATTATAATAATCAGCAGCAAACACTACATCGTTTAATCCACATGTGATACCATACACTCTCGTTAGTAAATCATGTGTTACTTTCCATCGAATGCTGCCTTGTCTATCACAACATATAACACTTCTTTCTCGCCAGATCGGATAATAAATCTGATCAGAACTTCCTACGCACAGATGTGATGTTGATCGGCTTTCGAATTGAATGTTTGATATCTGTGTCCCCGATACTGATATAATGCTGATACCTTTAATTCCATAACGTAGGAATAGTTTGCCGTCTTTGTATACTATTCCCCATACCTTTTCTGGGGACTCGAATATTGTGTTTAATTGCTCGTTCTTAGTATTCAACGTACAAATTTTCTgttcattgaaaaaagaaattgcaATCAGATCTTTATCTATATAGGTAATGTCGAAAGGTTCCCATTgcagtttaaattttttaataagaCTTCCACTTAAGTTGTACATTAGAATTGTTTTGTCTGTCTCATTTACCAACAGTATTTCCCCACCAGGTAAAATCTCACACCCGGTCAATCTGATTTTCTCACTCTGAACTTTAAACgaagtatttttctttaatgtaaTTGAGTGTATGTCTGTAACATATTCTCGTCTTTTGCTGGGTAATATTATTAGCGCCTGCTTTTCTGTGGTTACTTCTGTGCAAACTGAACTGTCAAATGTTTTGATGGAAATTTTACCCCAACTGTTGATGTCCTTTTGAAACGATTTGAGACCATCTGATACTTTAAATTGTACATCAACTGTTTTCATTTcaggtttaatttttatatctttgataTAAGAAAGTTCTTTTTCAACATCCTTTTCGATTTCACGTAGAGCCAAAAATACTTGCAAATCTGTAGCATGACTTTTCATCTGAT
Coding sequences within it:
- the LOC134692264 gene encoding uncharacterized protein LOC134692264; protein product: MMATAVSLCDVCQLQNISKPASSWCSECEEAICIECDDLHTRRKLTKNHKTISIRDYLNLPRSALEIKHHCSVHEEKYEFYCTNHVSPCCVKCVKEDHKKCEIDSLRDVVQNIKTSSSVTNIEHNLSEIQSIFQKIRDEKRSNVKHIDEKTTTYQKEIADFRKQISCHLDALELEMNKNLKDKQNEVKTTIQSFISVIDSKIKLVEIAINNINQMKSHATDLQVFLALREIEKDVEKELSYIKDIKIKPEMKTVDVQFKVSDGLKSFQKDINSWGKISIKTFDSSVCTEVTTEKQALIILPSKRREYVTDIHSITLKKNTSFKVQSEKIRLTGCEILPGGEILLVNETDKTILMYNLSGSLIKKFKLQWEPFDITYIDKDLIAISFFNEQKICTLNTKNEQLNTIFESPEKVWGIVYKDGKLFLRYGIKGISIISVSGTQISNIQFESRSTSHLCVGSSDQIYYPIWRERSVICCDRQGSIRWKVTHDLLTRVYGITCGLNDVVFAADYYNDGITVISSDGQQCKRILDKSSGMNHPYCIHFSDKRKQLLVCNDCDGQVFIYDVQL